CCGACTGCGAGCTGCTGCGCGAGGCGCTCGGGGTGGACCGGTGGAGCGTGCTCGGCCAGTCCTTCGGCGGCTTCTGCACGCTGCGCTACCTCTCGGCCGCTCCCGGCGCGCTGCGCGAGGCCTTCTTCACCGGCGGGGTCCCGCCGGTCGGGCGGCCGGTCGACGAGGTGTACGCCGCGACGTACTCCACGATGCGGGAGCGCAACCGCCGCTACCACCGGACCTACCCGGGCGACCGGGCCCGGCTGCAGACCGTCCTGGACGCCTGCGAGGCCGGCGACGTCGTGCTGCCCGGGGGCGACCGGGTCACCGCGCGCCGGTTCCGCGGGGTCGGCAACGTGCTCGGGATGAGCGACGGCGCCGCCCGGCTGCACTACCTGCTCGAGCTGGACCCCGCGGCGCCCGGCTTCGGGCACGACCTCGCCGCGCTGCTGCCCTTCACCGACCGGAACCCGCTCTACGTCGTGGTACACGAGGCCTGCTACGCCGACGGCGGGGTGACCGGCTGGTCGGCGCAGCGGACGATGCCCGAGGACTTCCGCGCGGACCCGACCCTGCTGACCGGCGAGCACGTCTTCCCCTGGGTCCTGGAGGACGACAGCCGGCTGGCCCCGCTGGCGGAGGCGGCCGGGATCCTCGCCGAGCACGAGTGGCCGCGGCTGTACGACGCGGAGGTGCTCGCCGCGGTCGACGTCCCCTGCGCGGCGGCGATCTACGCCGAGGACGCCTACGTGGACCGGGTCTTCTCCGAGGAGACCGCCCGGCTGGTGCCGACGATGCGCACCTGGGTCACCAACGAGCTCGAGCACAACGGACTGCGCGCGGACGGTGAGCGGGTCCTGGACCGGCTGATCGGGATGGCCCGGGGTCGGCTGGCCTGAGCCCGCTGCCGGAACTTCTCACCGGGTTCTCAGGCGGCCGGCCGTGTGGAGGTAGTTGCGATCGGGCACACATCCGGTCATGAGTTCTGTTCTCTTCCTCAACGGCCAGGTCTTCGACGGCGTCCGCCACCTCGGGCAGGGCGCCGTCCTCGTCGACGGTGACCGCGTGGTGGCGGTCGGCGATCCCGACGAGGTCCGCGCGGAGGCGGGTGCCAGCGGCCGCGCCGAGGAGGTCGACCTCGGCGGCGGCCTGCTGACGCCGGGCTTCCTCGACGCGCACATGCACCCTCTGGTGGGTGGCCTGGAGCGCAACCGCTGCGAGATGACCGACCTGAGCACTGCCGAGGAGTACCTCGACGCGATCCGCACGCACCACGCAGACCAGCCGTCCGAGGGCTGGTTCCGCGGCGGGGGCTGGGCGGTGACGGCGTTCGGGCCGGGCGGCCCGACCGCCGAGCTGCTCGACCAGGTGGTGCCGGACCGCCCGGCGTTCCTGCCGAGCAGCGACCACCACGACGCTTGGGTCAACACCCGGGCCCTGCAGCT
The DNA window shown above is from Nocardioides mesophilus and carries:
- a CDS encoding alpha/beta fold hydrolase, translating into MESTTLQVPGLVLVEHELSVPLDHSRPDGEQITLFAREVADPEGRDRPFLVFLQGGPGSEAPRPTRLPSSPAWLDRALADYRVLMVDQRGTGRSTPVGTLPGLTPQQQADRLVHFRADAIVADCELLREALGVDRWSVLGQSFGGFCTLRYLSAAPGALREAFFTGGVPPVGRPVDEVYAATYSTMRERNRRYHRTYPGDRARLQTVLDACEAGDVVLPGGDRVTARRFRGVGNVLGMSDGAARLHYLLELDPAAPGFGHDLAALLPFTDRNPLYVVVHEACYADGGVTGWSAQRTMPEDFRADPTLLTGEHVFPWVLEDDSRLAPLAEAAGILAEHEWPRLYDAEVLAAVDVPCAAAIYAEDAYVDRVFSEETARLVPTMRTWVTNELEHNGLRADGERVLDRLIGMARGRLA